The genomic segment GCACAAATAGCTTTACAGGGACCCTAAGCGAGGTCCCAGTTACTGCCGGCTGCAATATGCTCTTCTGACACCGCATGGATTTTAAAAACGTTCCTACGATCGGAGGATTAAAAAGCAATTAACCGGCTGTCATATTCCCAACGCAAATCCCGATTTTCGAACCCCAGGCAGACAAACATGGATCTCTCGGCACTCAGAGATCCGCTGCACCGGGTAAAAACGCCAAAATACCTTAAAACACACCGCCACGGGTGGCACCTACCCTGTGGGGGCCGTGAAAAAGCCCTGCAAACCCTGCAGGGCGCTGCGTTAGGAAAAGCCCTGCGGATTCCAGGCGATCTGCAGCCCgtttccccccttccccacccaaaccccgcagccagggctgcagcaaggCAGCGGAGGGGAAGAAAGCGCCGCCTTACCTTTGACTTGGGTGTCGTACTCGGCTATGATCTCCTTATCCTTTTTGAATTTGGCCGGCGACGTCATGTTTTCTCCCCCCCAGAAAGGCTCGCCCTAGGAGCGGAGGATCCAGCAGCAGGCGAGCCGCACAGCGCCCCGCTTCTCTCctcgccccccaccccaaaaaaaaaaaaaaaaaaaaaaggggaaaaaaaaaaaaaccccaaagctcAGTCCATGGGGCgtggggcggcgggggggggcagaggcaggcagcagcgggCCCCGGGGGCGGTGGCTCCGTGTCCCCGCTCCGCAGCCCCCCGCAGCAGCATCCGcgctcccgcagcccccgggggctcccccgGCGTTAGCAGCGCGGTGGCGgcggagcagggctggaggctggCATGGCGGGGCCGCAGCGAGCCGGGCTGGGgggttaattttttattttttttctttttttggggggggtttctcctttttctgctttttctcgCCGCGTGGATGCTGAGAGCCAAAGCCCGGCCGGGCGCAGGGGCAGAAGGCAGCGGCCGTCGTCCTGGGGTCTGCCCGCCTGCAGGGGGGGGACAAACGGCGGCGTTAGGGACCCGCGGCCGCCCCAAAAGgggcccggagcccccccccccaaaaaaaaaacaacccaaacctGGAGCCCCCCCACAAGGCAGCAGGGGCGGTGGGGGCAGCCGGGGCCGTGCCCAtgtccctcagccccccccaccccgtgtccccatccctgtccccccccatccccgaCCCCATATCCTCCATCcccgcccccccaccccccaaatcccGTCCTCCCCATCCTCCATCCTCCAcgcaaggctcaactttttccctttttcccccctttttcccccattttcccccttttttttcccatttccccGTTaagcccgggggggctgcggaggACGGGAAGGGAagctccgagccccccccccccccccggccccgggggccCGCCCGGCACGAACAatgcggccgggggggggggaaggaagccCCGGGGGCTCCGGGACGAAGCCGAACGGAGCCCGGGGCTCCGCCGCCACAGCACCAGCCCCGCCTGGGGGGCACACGGCGGGGACGCTGCGGCCGGGGGGGCAccggagggggccgggggggctccagCGAGGACCAccgggggccgggagggggctgtggggctggggggggctctcCCGGGGCCGGTTACCTGGGCGCTGCGGAGCCGCCTCCCGCCCGCCCGGCGTCCTCCGGCCGCTGCCgcccggttccccccccccgcctcttcgcccccccccctccccgccaccgccgccgtTGTCGCcaccccgccgccccgccccctccGTCCCCGCGCCCAATCGCCGCGCGGGGATGGCTTCGAGCGACGGGATTGACGGCCAATGGGGAGGAGGCgccgccccgcccgccccgcccctcaGTGGGTAGCGGAGGCTCCGCCCCCTGGCGGGGGGGTGGGCGGGGCGTGGAGGAGCGCGGAGGCCTCCGCCCCGAGGACTGCGGAGGGGCGGGGCGAGGCGCGCGGCTCCGCCAATCAGAGCAGGGGGCGGGGCGTGCGGCGCCCAACGGCCGCCCGCGGCTGGGGATTCAAACGGGCGGCACGAGCGCGGCCGTTaccgggccgggcccggcgtccccccaacccccccccccccccgccgccatgTCCCTGTCGGGGCCCGGCGGCGCCTTCGCGGAGCGCTCCGTGGCCGTGCTCTGCTGCCGCTTCTGCCGCCACGTCCTCAGCTCCCGCGGCATGCGGGCCGCGCTGCTCGCCGCCACCGGCACCGCCCCCGACCTGTACTCCACGGACATCCCCCCCACCGCGTGAGTCCCGGGGCAGGGGAGGCACCGGCAGCGCTgagggggagatggggggggaggaagagcagaaagaagagggggggggggaggaggaggaggaggatggagggagaggaggagggagaggaggaagaaggaaaggaagaaggaaaggaaaaggaaaagagggggATGGAGGAAgcggagaggaggaagaagaggagggggATGCAGGAGgtgaaagaggaggaaggagaagaggaaagggctgaggaagaagaggaggaagctgggggaaggaggaggaagatgaggaggagcagcaggaggatcaGGACCCTCCTGGTCCCCACGGAGcctgcccagccctggcactgccccagcCCCGAGCTGCGTTCCCACCGCGGCATTTGAATGCCAAGGAAATGAGGTTGCAAAGCAGCGTGCTGATGGTGCTGATGAGGGAGCGGGGTTAAAGAGGAGATAAGGAATCAGAGGCTCGCTTTTAAATGTCCCGGCCTTTGAGGTACCGGGCGGGAGGCTCAGGCGAGGCCCGCCAGGAGCCGGGGCGACATCTGCAGTCAGATCTCGGGCTGGTGGAGTCACGGTGAGAGCGGCAGGGCCCCGCTGTGTCGGTGTCAGGAAGCATCAGGAGAACTGGTGCTTTCTGGTTTACGTTGGGGTGACTCGTGACGCCTTAATGTAACATCTCGGGGCGTTTTCTTGTTCCCACATGAGCACGGCTGCTAACTGACAGGTAAAAGGCACTGCGTGCTCTTGAGAAAGCACAACACAAACATCCCTTTGCTGTGACTTCACGCCTGTGCTGTCAAAACCTTGCAGTTGTAACCAGAGCTATGTCtaaactttaatatttttactcTCTTCCCACCTAGTACTGTTGACTTCATCGGCAGCTGCTATTTTACTGAAATCTGCAAATGCAAGCTGAAGAACATCGCGTGTTTGAAGTGGTAAGGATGTCACCCGATGACACCAGCACCTTCACAAGCATGCATGCACTGCTGCGGTGCTGCTCAGCCTTCTCGCTGTAGCCTACTGCAGTGAGAAAATTAAGGGATGAATGAACAGATTGCGTActttatttcagatttaatGCTGCCTGATAGAAACTCAGCCCACTACTTCTGGGCCTGGCTGCCAGTCTATTTCTGTGCAAGTCCCAAGTGGAAATGTGACAACCTTGTCAGTCTGAGTATATGGGAAAGCTTGCGTGCCACCTGCCTGATTAAATGTCTGCTTCAACACTGAGATAATTGTGTGAATAAGGCCACAGTAAGAAGTACTTACTCATATTCTAATTAATAGAACATCCTCTTGGCAGATCTGGCTGTCGCTAGCAGATGGAAGATGCTGTCACTAAAGTTCTTGGAGTTCTTTTATCCTCTTTACTAATGTATGATATTTAAGACTAAAAACAACTCCGGTAACGCATTTCATGTAGCGTTATTTGAGAGTATCCTTTCAGCTTCTTAACGGAGACTTACCTTGCTTGGATTTAAAGGGGAGAGAGCAGGTTATGATAGgaacacagcattttaaattttacGACAAAAGTAGAGAAAGTGAAATATCTCACTGGAGCGCATGactgagaaaggagaaaaatgtcatCCTAGGTTTTGACCTAGGAGAGCAGATAAAGCTTTCATAGTCTTAGTCTTAAGGATATTAGTTTTAGTCTCTCTCTCAAAGATATTATTCTTAGCCTCTCCCTATTCCTGACACTCATGCACAGTGCTGCTTTACAGATGAGCTGTACGTTCATGATGGATTTGATTCCAATGGAATCACTGGCCTTCAAACTAAAGAAACACCGCCATTGCTGATATAATGCCATTGTTATGTAAACTAATCCGGATTGCACAAGTCAGGTTACTAAATAGTTCTCTGTGCCAAAGATCTAAAGCTTAGATATTCTGCAACTCCTGACAGATGTTTTCTAAGCACTTAAGATGCTTGTTTAATTACGTTCCCTTAACTTTATCAAAATAGGAGCATCACATAATGGTCTTGTACCCTTGCTATTTGATGTTAATTTCAGCTAGAAAAAGCACCATTAATCTTTCCATCAGGCTTTTGTGTTGCTCACTATTTCGCTTGTCTTTCTAGCGGTAATGTTGTTGGTTACCATGTGATCTCTCCCTGCAAACCTTGCCTGTTGTCCTGTAATAATGGCCACTTCTGGATGTTTCATAGCCAAGCAGTCTTTGGCATCAACAGACTAGACTCTTCTGGTAAGGAACACATatgtttccttctcttccctgaaATCCTGAATTCCAAATCCTCTTTCTAATGAGGCGTCTCAATATAGTTAAAGCATATGGAGAGCGTGTAACATATGGAGGCATACGGCAAGTGTTGCTGTGTTGCTAATCTAGCAAACTACTTTGGGGGAGGTAGTTGTAGCTACTTCCTAAGTTATAATTTCTagtagaaattaattttcatcagAACACTTAACCTACTGTTCCTGTGGGTGAAAGTCAGGATTTTCTGGAGCAATATTATAACTGCTATAAACAACAGAGCCACCAGCTGCTATTTATAGCGGTACGTATAGCTTTACAGTGCTATCAGGCAGCTGTCCCACGGGCACTCTTTTTGGGTGAGTCATGTTGTCACTTTGACCCTATATAACTGAGTCCCCATTAGCTCAAGCTGAAATTACAGCTCCTGCTAGCTCCTTTATTCAGCTAGATCTTCTCTGGATGCCAAGTGTCTAGCATAATTTGCCTCGAGTCCTCAGGAGTGCATAGCATTCTGACAAATCACTTCACCTCCTTGCACACGAGAATAACTTGTTGTCTAAACCTTTCAGTGTCACCTGTGTTTCAGatcaatgcatttaaaaataaattggccATGAGGGGATTATCGATAGCTATGTGAATTAGCGATATGATTACATCAGTAGGCAGGGACTTACTCTTTGAGCTATGCTGTAAACAGCAACACCTACAAGATcactttggaagaaaaacaggaaatattcACGTTAAATATATGAAGATTGTGACTTACCAGTTTTTGCTATAAGAGTACTTACTTTTACTGAAAATAGACACTTGAGCAACTTAAAAATAAGGACACCatccagaaatatatttttcttcttcttctgtcttACCTCCTTCCCACCAGGTGTGAATGTATTGCTCTGGGGCAACTTGCCAGATTTGGAGGAAAACACAGATGAAGATACGTCATGCATCTCTGAGGAGGAGTATATCAGATAGCATTTATCTACAATATACTACAGTATCTTCCCTAGATACGTTccattgctgtttgttttggacTTGTCTTCCTGCTGGCCCATCACAGCTTAAACAATGGAGGGAACCATGAAATCTGGAAAAGAATCCTGTAAGATGTCATCTTCTGTCGCTGCAGCGTGCCTTAAACTCTTGCATCTGCCTTGTGTGTATCATTCTGACTGGAGACATGCTCTGAACAGATCTGAATGTCAGATATTAGAGATGCAGATGGCAGGTGCACTTACTGAGGTCTAGGTCTGGTTTGTTCTTACACTTAAGTTTCAACAGTTGACATGCCTGcttaactgtatttttcttctttgctccaTGAATACTGTTTTAGTAAAGTCTTTTACATCCTGTAAGTACAGcttaaaaatcttgaaaaatagTCAGTTTTGTTGATGGATGATGCTCTGAAGCACCATTGCTTAAGTAGTCACACAGACCATTCGCTGCCCAGAGCTTTCATTCTGAGTGTACAGAGTCGCTGAACAAGTGTCTTGAAGTGTCATAGCTTTGGCTTTATTGTCTTGGTCTCTTACTTCTAGCAGCTCGTTCTCTAGGCATCTGAAACACGTTAGGATGCTCCTGAATGTGGAGTGGGGAGCTGTCTTTCTGAGTCTTCCGGTCTTCATCTTTCCGTACTTCTAGGATCATGTTTCTGCAAAGATCAAgttccgttttttttttttttttccaccttcccCCCAGTAAAATCTAAATACTGAAGTTTGTTAATGTCTAATGTGACTTTGGGACAACTACCTACTAGAGTAGTTAAGACCAGCAATAAAACCCATCCAGGTTTGTGTGTTATTTTTCCACCTGATAGGATAGGcatttttctaaaacagaacTTAATCATCCAATTGTGTCTCTTtctagaatgagaaaaaaaatcaaattaaatattcagtGTTTGTGCCTAGCCTTACATCCTGAAGCATAGAGACAATCTCATTCCTCTAAGCAGTAATGGATGTAAAGTTCATTACCGGAGTTGTTAAGTCATAGTAATTAATTTATGAACTAAATACTGTCCCCTTCAGCTAGTCAACTGAAGGATCATATTTGGAAAATTCATGTTACGGTCATATAAGAGAACTGGCAACACTTCCAAAGTTGGATTGATACTGAATTAATCATTCTATAGCCTCTCCTGCTACTTTGAAGAGTATCAGGAGAGATGCTTTGAAGACAGATCTGACTTTTCCTAGTATTTTTACTGtactgcatttttatatttcttcacGGTGCTACCTCTTCTGTGTTGTTTAAATGtatatttgtgtgtatatatgtgtgtgcgtGCCAATGTATAGATATGTCTTGTTTGGATTTCCTGTATTATGTTTGCTCACTAAATAAAAGGTTTGGACTATGTACTTCTCTATGGGCTGTAATATGGATATATAATGATATCAGTTAGATAATGAAAACAATGGAGCAGTATCTTGTATCAGAATTAGGTTGAATTATTAGGTTCTTCCTACTGTGACTTTGtttcagagaccaaaaaaaTCCCTTTCTCTTGGTTGAGAACTGTCAGCTTCTCAGTCTTAAGGGTGTTTAGTTAGTTAACTTCTGTAATAACCAAACATCCCCCTTCTTGACGGTTTTCTATGCTGCATGAATTTTTTTTATGCTATATAGTAAGCTGGCAAGATGACACTAAACACAAAGATTTTTCTAACTGAATTCATGACCTAAAAATACATCtgatgctgtttctttttgtatAAGGAACataataattcaaaaaaaaaaatccataataGAATTCTGCTTTGTTGTAAGCTCACCACTTTTAACCTTCCAAAACCTCACCTTTTGTCAATGAGTGGATTCTGTCAATGGCAGGGTTGACTAGTGAGCTGTTCTCTTTACCCATAGAGTAGTAGAGGACTGAAATTTCTTCACAACAAGTCATTAATTCTCAATTTGCTCTCTATCTGTTCTTGCACATAGAACTGGAAGTTCTACTGTGAACTACTTTAATTACACAGGCCTGTTTGAGCTGGTTCTTCACAACTAGACAGcagcttgaaataaaaaatgagccAACTCTGCAGTTTGTTCCAGCCTTTTTTTGAGGATAAAGAAGTTGTGTGTGTTATATGCAAAGTAAACAAACATCATCCATTGCTCTACCTGTTATGAATGTTGCCAAACCAACCACTCATATCTAGGGCTGCTTTCTATGTGAAATCTAAAAAAGAACTGACTAAGCAGTTTGTGGTGTAGCCACTACTCCACATTCACAGGGCCCTAATATGTTGGGTGAAGGTTTCAAGGCTTACCCTGTAGAGGAGAATACTTTCCAGGttgatagatagatagataccTCTAGTACAAAAAAGCTGACACAAAACTGGATCGATGCTTCTAGAAACCTTCCCAAATACTTCAATCTAGccaaagatttttttgaaataaaaaagctcAGATCTCTACTTTGCCGgtcttttgctttctctgtacTCATTGACATACGAGAGATGTATGTTACAGCAAAGCCCTGGAATCTCATGAATCACTTGGAAGGATACGGGTGTGAGGCACGTGGTATAATTGTGCTGAACATTAAGGCAGCTTCCGGAATGAATGGATCAGCAGGGCTCAGCTTCTTGCTGGATCCCTGGTCAGTCACACAGAGCTGGGTAGCTGTTGTCCTTGCTAAGGGTTTTACAATAAAAGTTTACGTGAGCTCTGCTGCACTGCCAATGGAGTCAAAAGTGGAGcacaaagctgaaaaacaagaaCCCAGTCCTAAggcttttctcttctgctcaTTAAGGTACGCACAGCAAGTAATTGTAAGAACTTTAGCGTCTCTAATCAGATCTGGATTTATTCAGAAGTGTAAATGCAGGCAACATCTCTTAAATTTTAAACTCAAAGTCAGAGCTACCGCAAGACCTTCAGAGTCTCCTGGCACTCACAGCTCAGTTAAAATCAATGCAGTCAGCCTTAATGCCCATAGCATTACCTCTGCCACTGGGCTCTCATCTGTCACACCATGTACCAGGCCgtgcacagcagctctgcagctatGAGATGTTGTGTAATACTGCCGTGTAGGTTCAGGGTCACTGGCTTGTTTGgatgaaaacatttgaaagtaGAACTCCAAAAGTCGCTGAGGATAAATAGCTCCAGTTTGGATCACGGGGCCATTTGCAATTATGCTGCCATTGACAGCCAcccattttcttctctgcaatTCACAATTTGCAATTCTAGCTGGAGGGGTAGGAGAAAGTCATAGCAAGACAGTGATAAATTGATTCCCCTTCATATTAAATAAGACTTACtggaagaaaaagcacatttaaaTATTCTTCATTATTTCGGTGCAGATTAATGCCTAATCATAATCTTACATTTATGTAACACCATTCATCCCAAAGTGCTTTACAATGACAAACAGTTAAGAATTCCTTTACCACTGAACTGCAGCCAACTCCAGGATGCAAAGCAGCTGCCAAGTAGACAGCATGCTGCAAGGACCACGGTAAGCATCACCCTGTAATGAAATTCAGTATGTGATCTCTATCAGTACAAACCGATACGTTGATTATTGAGGGAGGCTCAACTTGAAAGGCACTCTCTTCTTAGCCTGGAATGCAGTTCATCCACTTCAAACCCGATGACAGATGGGTCACCTCTCCTAGGACTGGGCCCAAGAAGCTCAAGGTTTGAATCtggggaagagacagaaacaACCGAGCCATCTCAGCTCTTTTCTCTGGCGTACAAAAGCTGGCACTCTCTTTTAAGTCAGTTAAAATGGTCAATTGTTATAAATCACCTAATTACTTTGTCGTGAGAGGTCATTGTTACATAGTTTATTACGTTTGCAGCCTGTGTGGTTTCTGAAAGCATACCCCAAGGAACAGTGCGTATCCCAAGTAAACAACCTTTGTGTACTATTATTTGGATTAAGGGAGTGTCTACAGGCTAGCACAGTGTAACAGCTGTGGGTGCCTGTTGTGCAAGAACCTGTACAAGCACGGTGACTTGTAGTCTCCCAGAACGTACGCTGTAAACAGAACAGCCACGGGATGGTAAGGGAACGGCACGGCTGGCTCTATCAGGGGATCAGAGGTAAAGCCTGAACTGTGCAGATCTGACGAGGAGCCTCCTTTGTTCTGAGACTGCAGAGACCTGAGCCTGTTCCTGCAGCTATGGACCAGTTCTTCCAACGTGCATTTGCAGGTTTATGAATATATTCAGCTCTTCCAGCACCTACTCAATCATCTCATACCTCATGCAAGAAGCTGTCTCTGTGCCAGCATTTCTGGAGTTCTGCTGCATTATTAGATTTCTCTCTTGCTCTATCATACAAGGATATACCCTATAGCCAAATACCCATCAAAAGCATACATGGAAAACGGGTTATTCCAAACCTGTATAGATTCAGGATTCACAGGACTAAGAGATGTGCCCTCCAATTATGCAGtatgcaggagagaaaaagcaggaTGCCTGCCTCAAACGGCTCCTGTGAAATTAATTCCAAGTTGCTGATGCACCACCCAAAATTCCCTCTCATCAGGAAATATTAACCATGCTATGCTTTGAAAAAGCATCAGCATTTTCCGAGCAGCTATTAGCCAGGGGAACATTTTAGCTGctttgctgtctgcagtgtgtcTTGTCATCTTGCATGCGTGACACAAGCTTAACAAAGTGAGCCTGCACTCTATTGATTTCTCATTAGAAAGCATGCCTCACATTTTGGACAccagtgaggggaaaaaataacaggGAACAAAGCCGGTCAAATATAAGCCAAACAAAATCTCTGGTGCTTCACTTCTTATGTCATCTGAATGCTGACAGCTTGATGTCTCTGGGTAATGCCACACGAGGGAAATTAGCACCATAGCACTCTTATGCACTGCCATCTGCATGTCAACGTATGTAGAAATTTGTGCAAGCCGTTAGAAAGCAAGATTGATAAAAAAGGCTTGAtcttttgcatttctctgaCTACGCTTATTTCCTGGAGAAAAGtgctaattaaaaataaccCAGCATCGCCCCAACCTAACTGCAGCCACACTAGGATTCTTccctgctgtgctacagcagaaGCTTATTAGTTCATCCCACTCCAGCATATGGCCTGTTTTGGGATAGGAAATTTCCACTAACAGAGGAGATGATGCCAGAAATACAGGTGTTTGGGGACTGCCTTCCTAAGTAATTTAGGAACATAAAACCAAAAGGGAAACAGGTCTTGTGTCTACTGGGCACATCTGACAGTTCTATATACAAGGCAAGCTAAAGAGCATCtagaataaattaataaagtCGTATGATTTTGCCTCTTCTTATCTACCTGCCTCCCAGAGTCGATGTTACACTCCAGCAACAGACTGCCCAGATAagcagaggggtttggggaccAAAGGACATCAAAAAAACGGGAATACGAAGCTCACACACAATTTGTCTGCACCTTTTGGAGcttttcccagcagctgctcctttatcaaaaaattatttgtcttagtttaaaaaaaatacaaatatccaTTTAGCTCTGAGACTGACAGAGCTTCAGGAAGAAGGAGCCTGGCCTGCTGGCCACGTGAAGCTCCCAGAGGACAGCTTTTTCAACAGACACCGGCAACAGAGGAGGCACGAGGTGGCGTGCAGTCAGTGCTCCAGCACCAAGCTGCATCGAGCGTGAGGAGTGCCAATCTTCAGCGTGAACATGACAAGAGGACTTAGGCCTGAATCAAACCATAACGTGTGAAGCTAGAAATCCCCAAGCATTTGAAGACCAGCATCAATACGATCTGCGCCCAAAATGGGACTAAGAGTGCACCTTCGAAGACTATGTAAGCAAAACTGTGTGTCATGCTGCCAGATACAAAATCTAGGtccttacacattttttaaatgacttcGAAGCCACTTCCTTTGCCTGATTCACTTATTCTCTTGCTTCATCACTGCATAAGTGGAAATAGAGAAAGAAGTAGATAGTTTAGGCCACCAAAATACCAAATTGTTTCCTCACAAAGTGGCCAATGAAGCCCACACCAGCAGAGAATTA from the Anas platyrhynchos isolate ZD024472 breed Pekin duck chromosome 27, IASCAAS_PekinDuck_T2T, whole genome shotgun sequence genome contains:
- the FAM72A gene encoding protein FAM72A; the protein is MSLSGPGGAFAERSVAVLCCRFCRHVLSSRGMRAALLAATGTAPDLYSTDIPPTATVDFIGSCYFTEICKCKLKNIACLKCGNVVGYHVISPCKPCLLSCNNGHFWMFHSQAVFGINRLDSSGVNVLLWGNLPDLEENTDEDTSCISEEEYIR